A section of the Kribbella voronezhensis genome encodes:
- a CDS encoding extracellular solute-binding protein, with protein sequence MTILSRRRLAVAVVSATALLATACSGSGDKEQQASSNELTVMAPLFGTAPDPSGELQQAVEKLVGKKLKITWVPNAEYGDKTNVTLASDSIPDLMVVNEKGPSFVKAAEAGAFWDLTGKLDKYPNLKPADEQTAKNTTVNGKTYGIYRVRPLLRSGIVIRKDWLAKLGLQEPKTVDDLYAVAKAFTERDPDGNGKKDTYGLIIPKWPGFYASASPYDVVETWFGAPNGWGERNGKLVPGFDTPEFLTAERWLRKWVTEGLVNPDFATLDSANWNDPFVQGKGGMIIDVNVRATQLLDLFKEKNPKDFDKVTLVGNLSLPDGKKYSYPFTGYNMVIAVSKQHIRTEEQLDQVLQALDKLESKEGSVLLTNGIEGRNFKADGKYAVPINQDDPKVKAIQNDVDKAFIQLGTRASVGMGAYQLKPNDAASRAMREEFDVLMNEDLKTAVFNPVLGVIAPTSISKGQSLQNIIPDARIKYLSGAITEDQLKAEIKRWYDSGGTQIAKETNELAAKVGG encoded by the coding sequence ATGACCATCCTGTCCCGTCGGCGCCTCGCCGTCGCCGTCGTCTCCGCGACGGCACTGCTCGCCACCGCCTGCTCCGGCAGCGGCGACAAAGAACAGCAAGCCTCGAGCAACGAACTGACGGTGATGGCGCCGCTGTTCGGCACCGCACCCGACCCCAGCGGCGAACTGCAGCAGGCCGTCGAGAAACTGGTCGGCAAGAAACTCAAGATCACCTGGGTGCCGAACGCGGAGTACGGCGACAAGACCAACGTCACGCTGGCCTCGGACAGCATCCCCGACCTGATGGTGGTCAACGAGAAGGGCCCGTCGTTCGTCAAGGCGGCCGAGGCCGGCGCCTTCTGGGACCTGACCGGCAAGCTCGACAAGTACCCGAACCTCAAGCCCGCCGACGAGCAGACCGCCAAGAACACCACGGTCAACGGCAAGACCTACGGCATCTACCGGGTCCGGCCGCTGCTGCGCTCCGGCATCGTGATCCGCAAGGACTGGCTGGCCAAGCTCGGCCTGCAGGAGCCGAAGACCGTCGACGACCTGTACGCCGTCGCCAAGGCGTTCACCGAGCGCGACCCGGACGGCAACGGCAAGAAGGACACCTACGGCCTGATCATCCCGAAGTGGCCCGGCTTCTACGCCAGCGCCAGCCCGTACGACGTGGTCGAGACCTGGTTCGGTGCGCCGAACGGCTGGGGCGAGCGCAACGGCAAGCTGGTCCCGGGCTTCGACACGCCTGAGTTCCTCACGGCGGAGCGCTGGTTGCGCAAGTGGGTGACCGAGGGCCTGGTGAATCCTGACTTCGCCACCTTGGACAGCGCGAACTGGAACGACCCGTTCGTGCAGGGCAAGGGCGGCATGATCATCGACGTCAACGTCCGGGCGACCCAGCTGCTCGACCTGTTCAAGGAGAAGAACCCCAAGGACTTCGACAAGGTCACTTTGGTCGGCAACCTGTCGCTTCCCGACGGCAAGAAGTACTCCTACCCGTTCACCGGCTACAACATGGTGATCGCGGTCTCCAAGCAGCACATCCGCACCGAGGAGCAGCTCGACCAGGTGCTGCAGGCGCTGGACAAGCTGGAGTCCAAGGAGGGCTCGGTCCTGCTCACCAACGGGATCGAGGGCCGCAACTTCAAGGCCGACGGCAAGTACGCCGTACCGATCAACCAGGACGACCCGAAGGTGAAGGCGATCCAGAACGACGTCGACAAGGCCTTCATCCAGCTGGGCACCCGGGCCAGCGTCGGGATGGGCGCCTACCAGCTGAAGCCGAACGACGCGGCCAGCCGGGCGATGCGGGAGGAGTTCGACGTGCTGATGAACGAGGACCTGAAGACCGCGGTGTTCAATCCGGTGCTCGGGGTGATCGCGCCGACCTCGATCTCGAAGGGTCAGTCGCTGCAGAACATCATCCCCGACGCGCGGATCAAGTACCTGTCCGGTGCGATCACCGAGGACCAGCTGAAGGCGGAGATCAAGCGCTGGTACGACAGCGGCGGCACGCAGATCGCCAAGGAGACCAACGAGCTGGCTGCCAAGGTCGGCGGCTGA
- a CDS encoding YesL family protein — MSTQGWSIRLYDAADELVWAIKLNFLLLAFTLLGGVALGVGPATLTAYSLARRRSSGESFHALPAFRAGFRREFARGAVVVLPLLTVAVVLTGNYLYFASLGARASIPRLACFVALGVLTVIAAYLLPMAVHYDLRPRDLLPKASLMAISHPASSVVLLFVFVTIAYLSTTLPVVGLVLAAGGWIQLNTWLCLRFFAENEARLHLKGNS, encoded by the coding sequence ATGAGTACGCAGGGTTGGTCGATCCGTCTCTACGACGCGGCGGACGAACTCGTCTGGGCGATCAAGCTCAACTTCCTCCTGCTCGCCTTCACGCTGCTGGGCGGTGTCGCGCTGGGTGTCGGCCCGGCCACGCTCACAGCATATTCCCTGGCCAGACGCAGGTCTTCGGGTGAATCGTTTCACGCCTTGCCTGCCTTCCGGGCCGGCTTTCGCCGGGAATTCGCCCGGGGCGCTGTCGTGGTGCTGCCGCTGCTGACCGTGGCGGTCGTCCTCACCGGCAACTACCTGTACTTCGCGTCCCTCGGGGCGCGGGCGTCGATCCCCCGGCTCGCCTGCTTCGTCGCGCTGGGCGTGCTCACGGTGATCGCGGCCTACCTGCTGCCGATGGCCGTTCACTACGACCTCCGGCCGCGCGACCTGCTGCCCAAGGCCTCGCTGATGGCGATCTCGCACCCGGCGTCGTCCGTCGTCCTGCTCTTCGTCTTCGTCACCATCGCCTACCTGTCCACGACCTTGCCGGTGGTCGGGCTGGTCCTGGCGGCCGGCGGCTGGATCCAGCTGAACACCTGGCTCTGCCTGCGCTTCTTCGCCGAGAACGAGGCGCGCCTGCATCTGAAAGGGAACTCATGA
- a CDS encoding DUF1961 family protein: protein MMSYRNALASAADLDGWRLEGDGAVSFPLGRLRLESKRPPADGQDANVVLWCPEDFGPDVTVEWDFWPIREPGLCILFFHAKGRDGEDLFDLAPRTGPYEQYHHGDLDTYHVSYFRRRWPAERALHTCNLRKSYGFHLVAQGPDPLPSVMDAAGPYALRLSIQDGLITFAINGLVSFSWRDEHPLGGGKLGFRQMAPMIGEYANLRISRP, encoded by the coding sequence ATGATGAGCTACCGGAACGCGTTGGCCTCGGCTGCCGACCTGGACGGCTGGAGACTGGAAGGCGACGGCGCGGTCTCCTTCCCGCTCGGCCGGCTGCGGCTGGAGAGCAAGCGTCCGCCGGCGGACGGGCAGGATGCGAACGTCGTGCTCTGGTGCCCGGAGGACTTCGGGCCCGACGTCACGGTGGAGTGGGATTTCTGGCCGATCCGCGAGCCCGGGCTGTGCATCCTGTTCTTCCACGCCAAGGGCCGCGACGGCGAGGATCTCTTCGACCTCGCACCGAGGACCGGGCCGTACGAGCAGTACCACCACGGCGACCTGGACACCTATCACGTGTCGTACTTCCGCCGCCGCTGGCCGGCCGAGCGCGCTCTGCACACCTGCAATCTGCGCAAGAGCTACGGCTTTCACCTCGTCGCCCAGGGACCCGACCCGCTCCCCTCGGTCATGGACGCCGCAGGCCCGTACGCACTGAGGCTGTCGATCCAGGACGGCCTGATCACCTTCGCGATCAACGGCCTGGTCTCGTTCAGCTGGCGCGACGAGCATCCGCTCGGCGGCGGCAAGCTCGGCTTCCGGCAGATGGCGCCGATGATCGGCGAGTACGCGAACCTGCGGATTTCCCGGCCCTGA
- a CDS encoding LacI family DNA-binding transcriptional regulator — protein sequence MATPSIKEVAQHAGVSVGTVSNVLNRPSIVAPKTRQRVLDTIRELGFVRNEAARHLRLGRGRTVGLVVFDVANPFFTDLAEGADEVAYEHDIVVMLCNSKTDPVREGHHLDQLEQQRVFGILITPYDSTDPGLHALVARGTPVVLVDRTADSGLCSVSVDDQVGGRLAGQHLIESGHRRIAFIGGPLGMQQVADRLAGITGTVEKAGDVELQTFEVAVMGVAHGREAGEKIAALPRRSRPTAAFCGNDLLALGFLQAMAAAGLRVPQDMAIVGYDDIGFAAAAAVPLSSVRQPAGQLGRTAMQLLQEEVEDAERHSHRQVIFQPDLVVRQSSDYTRD from the coding sequence ATGGCAACTCCCAGCATCAAGGAGGTCGCGCAGCACGCCGGGGTCTCGGTCGGGACGGTCAGCAATGTCCTGAACCGTCCGTCGATCGTGGCGCCCAAGACCCGGCAACGGGTGCTGGACACCATCCGCGAGCTCGGTTTCGTGCGCAACGAGGCCGCCCGGCATCTGCGCCTCGGTCGCGGCCGGACCGTCGGCCTGGTGGTGTTCGACGTGGCCAACCCGTTCTTCACCGACCTCGCCGAAGGCGCCGACGAGGTCGCCTACGAGCACGACATCGTGGTGATGCTCTGCAACAGCAAGACCGATCCGGTGCGCGAGGGTCATCACCTCGACCAGCTCGAACAGCAACGCGTGTTCGGCATTCTCATCACGCCGTACGACAGCACGGACCCAGGTCTGCACGCGCTGGTCGCCCGCGGTACGCCAGTGGTCCTCGTCGACCGAACCGCCGACAGCGGCCTGTGCTCGGTCTCGGTGGACGACCAGGTCGGCGGACGACTGGCCGGCCAGCACCTGATCGAGTCGGGCCATCGGCGGATCGCCTTCATCGGCGGACCGCTCGGCATGCAACAGGTGGCGGACCGGCTGGCCGGGATCACCGGCACCGTCGAGAAGGCCGGCGACGTCGAGTTGCAGACCTTCGAGGTCGCCGTCATGGGCGTCGCGCACGGTCGCGAGGCCGGCGAGAAGATCGCCGCCCTCCCTCGCCGCTCCCGCCCGACCGCGGCCTTCTGCGGCAACGATCTGCTGGCGCTCGGATTCCTGCAGGCGATGGCCGCGGCGGGTCTCCGGGTGCCGCAGGACATGGCGATCGTCGGGTACGACGACATCGGGTTCGCCGCCGCTGCCGCCGTACCGCTGTCGTCGGTCCGGCAGCCGGCCGGGCAGCTCGGCCGGACCGCGATGCAGCTTCTGCAGGAGGAGGTCGAGGACGCCGAGCGGCACAGCCACCGCCAGGTGATCTTCCAGCCGGATCTCGTCGTCCGCCAGTCCAGCGACTACACCCGGGACTGA
- a CDS encoding hotdog fold domain-containing protein: MATQVLGMWERLRGMPGGTRLFSVAFTWKAPYFRSVRPRFVQVSPNYAALVLPKRRAVQNHIGTVHAIAVCNGLEAAMGALAEATVPSGKRWLPKGMEIAYLARSTSDLTCSAETDPDAWSAGPDVPVRVKAVRSDGTVVVEGTINLWVTDRKK, from the coding sequence ATGGCCACTCAAGTGCTCGGCATGTGGGAGAGACTGCGCGGGATGCCCGGTGGGACGAGGCTGTTCTCGGTCGCGTTCACCTGGAAGGCGCCCTACTTCCGTTCGGTCCGGCCGCGGTTCGTGCAGGTCAGCCCGAACTACGCCGCACTCGTGCTGCCGAAGCGGCGGGCGGTGCAGAACCACATCGGTACCGTGCATGCCATTGCCGTGTGCAACGGTCTGGAGGCGGCCATGGGTGCCCTTGCCGAGGCGACGGTGCCCAGCGGGAAGCGCTGGCTGCCCAAGGGAATGGAGATCGCGTACCTCGCCAGGTCGACCTCGGATCTCACCTGCTCGGCCGAGACCGACCCGGACGCCTGGAGCGCCGGTCCCGACGTACCGGTGCGGGTGAAGGCGGTCCGCTCCGACGGTACCGTGGTGGTCGAGGGCACGATCAACCTGTGGGTCACCGACCGGAAGAAGTAA
- a CDS encoding GNAT family N-acetyltransferase: protein MTDALRLVDIAAEHLDDVVRVRSRSFGPLDAASRENWIKDAKEFVDDGRFLGVTDGDEVVAGARFWDFQQWWGGRQVPMAGVAGVVVSPEYRGRGVGSLMMRGVLQRAVEKGYPLTALYPATTVIYRQLGYEFGGGRYRFSFPAAGLRALGGKEVAVRRAGADDAARILELVAQAHTAGRTSGPLVWAESKVADWLADDDNFGYLAEDGFVVYNWDGGDLRVDEIIAGSEATARALWATVGSGSSIARTVNAYVPPTDPIHLLIEHEADKQAQLQRWMLRLLDAPAAIAARGFALGASLEVDLELDDPELPSNTGRWHLSVADGAGALTSSTASGEALRLNARGLAALYAGTPLATLRRAGLALGGSPANDPALDTAFTSASYMLDYF from the coding sequence GTGACTGATGCTTTGCGACTCGTCGACATCGCCGCCGAACACCTCGACGACGTGGTCCGGGTCCGGTCCAGATCGTTCGGCCCACTGGACGCGGCCAGCCGGGAGAACTGGATCAAGGACGCCAAGGAGTTCGTCGACGACGGCCGTTTCCTCGGGGTGACGGACGGCGACGAGGTCGTCGCGGGCGCCCGGTTCTGGGACTTCCAGCAGTGGTGGGGCGGCCGGCAGGTGCCGATGGCCGGAGTCGCGGGAGTCGTCGTCTCACCGGAGTACAGAGGTCGTGGCGTCGGCAGTCTGATGATGCGCGGCGTGCTGCAGCGAGCGGTGGAGAAGGGGTATCCGCTGACCGCGCTGTATCCGGCGACCACGGTGATCTATCGCCAACTCGGGTACGAGTTCGGTGGCGGGCGCTATCGGTTCAGCTTCCCCGCGGCCGGCCTGCGAGCCCTTGGTGGCAAGGAAGTCGCCGTACGCCGGGCAGGTGCCGACGACGCCGCTCGGATCCTCGAGTTGGTCGCCCAGGCACACACTGCGGGTCGTACCAGTGGTCCGCTGGTCTGGGCAGAGTCCAAGGTCGCCGACTGGCTCGCGGACGACGACAACTTCGGTTATCTCGCAGAAGACGGCTTCGTCGTCTACAACTGGGACGGCGGCGACCTGCGGGTCGACGAGATCATCGCCGGCTCCGAAGCGACCGCACGCGCTCTGTGGGCCACTGTCGGCTCCGGCTCGTCCATCGCCCGCACTGTGAATGCGTACGTCCCACCCACCGACCCGATCCATCTCCTGATCGAGCACGAGGCCGACAAGCAAGCGCAGCTCCAGCGATGGATGCTGCGCCTTCTCGACGCACCCGCAGCCATCGCGGCCCGCGGCTTCGCGCTCGGAGCGTCGCTGGAGGTCGACTTGGAACTCGACGACCCCGAACTGCCGAGCAACACCGGCCGCTGGCACCTGTCCGTCGCTGACGGCGCCGGCGCGCTCACATCCTCCACCGCCAGCGGCGAGGCCCTTCGCCTCAACGCCCGCGGCCTGGCCGCCCTGTACGCCGGTACGCCGCTCGCCACCCTGCGCCGCGCCGGTCTCGCCCTCGGCGGCTCACCGGCGAACGATCCCGCTCTGGACACCGCCTTCACCAGCGCGTCGTACATGCTCGACTACTTCTAA
- a CDS encoding DUF2231 domain-containing protein yields the protein MFDTINGLPIHPLVVHAVVVLLPVTILGVLALVIRPAWRARYGVLVAACALVVTLLIPVATSSGESLEKHVGDPGEHAELGDQLIWFAVPLLITAVALVLVDRGITDRIARRPLAGTVISVVAVLAAVAAGVQVYRVGESGARAAWGDQVGGQAQHR from the coding sequence ATGTTCGACACGATCAACGGTCTGCCGATCCATCCCCTCGTGGTCCACGCCGTCGTGGTCCTGTTGCCCGTCACGATCCTGGGCGTGCTCGCCCTGGTGATCCGCCCGGCCTGGCGAGCTCGGTACGGCGTGCTGGTTGCCGCCTGTGCTCTGGTCGTCACCCTGCTCATCCCGGTAGCCACCTCCAGCGGCGAGTCTCTGGAGAAGCACGTCGGGGATCCGGGGGAACACGCCGAGCTGGGTGACCAGCTGATCTGGTTCGCCGTGCCGTTGCTGATCACGGCCGTCGCTCTGGTGCTGGTCGACCGGGGGATCACCGACCGGATCGCACGACGCCCGCTGGCGGGGACTGTGATCTCTGTGGTCGCAGTGCTCGCGGCAGTTGCCGCAGGCGTACAGGTCTACCGGGTCGGCGAGTCGGGAGCACGGGCTGCCTGGGGCGACCAGGTCGGCGGGCAGGCACAGCACCGCTGA
- the ruvC gene encoding crossover junction endodeoxyribonuclease RuvC gives MGVDPGLTRCGLGVVEGTPGRPPRLIAVGLIKTPADLDVAKRLVRIEAGIDEWITEHQPDAVAVERVFAQHNVRTVMGTAQASGVAMVVAARRGLPVALHTPSEVKAAVTGSGRAGKEQVTTMVTRILKLDVRPTPADAADALALAICHVWRGGVTSRLQEAAGSRAELEAKAQAQSRLQVARLRAAVAAQSGQR, from the coding sequence CTGGGTGTCGACCCTGGTCTGACCAGGTGCGGCCTCGGCGTCGTCGAGGGGACCCCCGGACGGCCGCCGAGGCTGATCGCCGTCGGCCTGATCAAGACGCCCGCCGACCTGGACGTGGCCAAACGGCTGGTCCGGATCGAGGCCGGGATCGACGAGTGGATCACCGAGCATCAGCCGGACGCGGTCGCGGTCGAGCGCGTGTTCGCGCAGCACAACGTGCGGACGGTGATGGGGACGGCCCAGGCCTCCGGGGTCGCGATGGTGGTTGCTGCCAGGCGTGGCTTGCCGGTGGCGCTGCACACGCCGAGTGAGGTGAAGGCTGCCGTCACCGGATCGGGTCGCGCCGGCAAGGAGCAGGTGACGACGATGGTCACCCGGATCCTGAAGCTCGATGTGCGTCCGACCCCTGCCGACGCCGCGGACGCGCTCGCCCTGGCGATCTGCCATGTCTGGCGCGGTGGCGTGACGAGCAGGCTGCAGGAGGCCGCTGGAAGCCGGGCCGAGCTGGAGGCGAAGGCCCAGGCGCAGTCCCGGCTGCAGGTGGCGAGGCTGCGGGCCGCGGTCGCGGCGCAGAGTGGGCAACGATGA
- the ruvA gene encoding Holliday junction branch migration protein RuvA has translation MIAFVRGPVAAIGLDSCVIEVGGVGLQLYCHPGTLATLRPGQEFKLATSMVVREDSLTLYGFADADEKELFELLQTASGVGPKLAQAALAVLSPDQLRQAVAHEDLAMLVKIPGVGKKVAQRLVLELKDKIGAPSRVVAGRPLHSSEAWREQVHAGLVGLGWSARDADDAVIAVSPLAADSTEPSVPDLLRAALRALSKA, from the coding sequence ATGATCGCGTTCGTGCGTGGCCCGGTGGCCGCGATCGGGCTGGACAGTTGCGTGATCGAGGTCGGGGGAGTGGGGCTGCAGCTCTACTGCCACCCGGGAACGCTGGCGACGCTGCGGCCGGGGCAGGAGTTCAAGCTGGCCACCTCGATGGTGGTGCGGGAGGACTCGCTGACGCTGTACGGGTTCGCGGACGCAGACGAGAAGGAGCTGTTCGAGCTGCTGCAGACCGCGTCGGGTGTGGGTCCGAAGCTGGCCCAGGCGGCGCTCGCGGTACTGAGCCCGGATCAGCTGCGACAGGCTGTCGCGCACGAGGACCTGGCGATGCTGGTGAAGATCCCAGGCGTAGGTAAGAAGGTCGCGCAGAGACTCGTGCTGGAGTTGAAGGACAAGATCGGTGCGCCGTCGCGGGTGGTGGCCGGACGGCCGCTGCACTCGAGCGAGGCTTGGCGCGAGCAGGTTCATGCCGGTCTGGTCGGCCTCGGCTGGTCGGCGCGCGACGCGGACGACGCGGTCATCGCGGTGTCGCCATTGGCCGCGGACAGTACCGAGCCGTCGGTGCCCGATCTCCTTCGGGCCGCCCTGCGCGCCCTGTCGAAGGCATAA
- the ruvB gene encoding Holliday junction branch migration DNA helicase RuvB, whose protein sequence is MEDNVRPLVSADLADLEERKIESALRPRTLAEFGGQRRVSEQLELVLHAARGRNRAPDHVLLSGPPGLGKTTLAMIIASELSAPLRVTSGPAIQHAGDLAAILSGLNEGEVLFLDEIHRMSRPAEELLYMAMEDFRVDVIVGKGPGATAIPLEIPPFTLVGATTRAGLLPGPLRDRFGFTGHLEFYEAAELEKIIKRSAALLEVDITNEAAAEIASRSRGTPRIANRLLRRVRDFAEVRADGIVTIALSRSALELYEVDKMGLDRLDRSVLEALCRRFGGGPVGLSTLAVAVGEERETVEEVAEPFLVRSGYLARTPRGRVATPAAWRHLGLAVPKGATFADTLFDTEDE, encoded by the coding sequence ATGGAAGACAACGTCCGGCCGCTGGTGTCGGCAGACCTGGCGGATCTCGAGGAACGCAAGATCGAGTCCGCGCTGCGACCGCGCACGCTGGCGGAGTTCGGCGGTCAGCGCCGGGTGAGCGAGCAGCTCGAACTGGTTCTGCACGCGGCCCGCGGTCGCAACCGGGCTCCTGATCACGTGTTGCTGTCCGGTCCGCCCGGGCTCGGCAAGACCACGCTGGCCATGATCATCGCCAGCGAACTGTCGGCGCCGCTGCGAGTGACGAGCGGGCCGGCGATCCAGCATGCGGGTGACCTCGCCGCGATCCTGTCCGGGCTGAACGAGGGCGAAGTGCTGTTCCTGGACGAGATCCACCGGATGTCGCGTCCGGCCGAGGAACTGCTCTACATGGCGATGGAGGACTTCCGGGTCGACGTGATCGTCGGCAAGGGGCCGGGCGCGACCGCGATCCCACTGGAGATCCCGCCGTTCACGCTGGTCGGGGCCACCACCCGGGCGGGCCTGCTGCCGGGGCCGCTGCGGGACAGGTTCGGGTTCACCGGGCACCTGGAGTTCTACGAGGCCGCCGAGCTGGAGAAGATCATCAAGCGCTCGGCCGCGCTGCTCGAGGTCGACATCACCAACGAGGCCGCGGCCGAGATCGCGTCCCGGTCCCGGGGCACACCCCGGATCGCGAACCGGCTGCTCCGCCGGGTCCGCGACTTCGCCGAGGTGCGGGCGGACGGAATCGTCACGATCGCCTTGTCGAGATCCGCGCTCGAGCTGTACGAGGTGGACAAGATGGGCCTGGACCGGCTGGACCGGTCGGTGCTGGAGGCGCTGTGCCGGCGCTTCGGCGGGGGACCGGTCGGCCTGTCCACGCTCGCGGTCGCCGTCGGCGAGGAACGCGAGACGGTGGAAGAGGTCGCCGAGCCGTTCCTGGTCCGCTCCGGCTACCTGGCCCGTACGCCGCGTGGCCGGGTCGCCACCCCGGCGGCCTGGCGGCACCTCGGCCTCGCCGTACCGAAGGGTGCGACGTTCGCCGACACCCTCTTCGACACCGAGGACGAGTAA
- the yajC gene encoding preprotein translocase subunit YajC, protein MQLIAVPMASSGGGGITLLLPLVLIVGMIWFMSRTQKKQRQKQADTVAMLTPGTKVITTSGMVGIVEEVDDEYVTLEISEGVLIQLVKAAVGRVIPDDAEAPADEAAGTEEPADEVAAEEARDTVDVPETGGKVQDKAKLPPTHTEN, encoded by the coding sequence ATGCAACTGATCGCCGTACCGATGGCCTCCTCCGGCGGAGGGGGCATCACGCTCCTGCTTCCGCTCGTCCTGATCGTCGGGATGATCTGGTTCATGAGCCGGACCCAGAAGAAGCAGCGCCAGAAGCAGGCCGACACGGTCGCCATGCTGACGCCCGGCACCAAGGTGATCACCACCAGCGGGATGGTCGGCATCGTCGAGGAGGTCGACGACGAGTACGTGACGCTGGAGATCTCCGAGGGCGTCCTGATCCAGCTCGTCAAGGCCGCGGTCGGCCGCGTGATCCCGGACGACGCCGAGGCGCCGGCCGACGAGGCCGCCGGCACCGAGGAGCCGGCCGACGAGGTCGCGGCGGAAGAGGCCCGTGACACGGTCGACGTACCGGAGACCGGTGGCAAGGTGCAGGACAAGGCGAAGCTGCCGCCCACGCACACCGAGAACTGA
- the secD gene encoding protein translocase subunit SecD: MATTTTSRPGRLLIVLAVILVLLFGIMGLTRSWKPKLGLDLRGGTTITLTAKSSAGGGQVTADQLSEAKNIISQRVNGAGVGESEITTSGRNLINVAVPGSNQESLIKQVGQTALLYFRIVYDAQAGGPVPTPTATPTGTPSGKPSTSATPKPSSTIKPPSTPATTPKGRAWSSVLSNATPTPTPNPSATPTATPKPSTPATPAAELPKVTGDPLKWTPDATTQAAFAAAQCATLNKDDPNRDLPDKPLISCDKAGTSKYLLGPAILKGTDLSDASAGIPQGGFAWQVNLKFTGDGGKKFLDATTNISQRGQGQNLFAIVLDGVSISTPSVSGPIPGGQAQITGSFTESEARDLANVLKYGALPVTFDLSSVETISPQLGGDQLSAGITAGIIGLILVLIFSFLYYRGLGLVVVLSLAISAALTYASVVLLGKAIGFTLTLAGIAGLIVAIGITADSFVIYFERLRDEVREGRSLRSSVETGWARAKHTIIAADSISLLAAAVLYILAVGGVKGFAFTLGLTTLIDLLIVFIFTKPLVTLLARTDFFGHGHKLSGLDPEHLGVERLPGQMKPTARPAKPSTRKPVGGEV, encoded by the coding sequence GTGGCAACGACGACGACATCCCGCCCGGGACGGCTCCTGATCGTCCTGGCGGTCATCCTGGTCCTGCTGTTCGGGATCATGGGGCTGACCAGGTCCTGGAAGCCCAAGCTCGGCCTGGACCTGCGCGGTGGCACCACCATCACGCTGACCGCGAAGTCATCGGCCGGTGGCGGCCAGGTGACCGCCGACCAGCTCTCCGAGGCGAAGAACATCATCTCGCAGCGGGTGAACGGTGCGGGTGTCGGTGAATCCGAGATCACCACGTCGGGTCGCAACCTGATCAACGTGGCGGTGCCGGGCTCGAACCAGGAGAGCCTGATCAAGCAGGTCGGCCAGACCGCGCTGCTGTACTTCCGGATCGTGTACGACGCGCAGGCGGGCGGCCCGGTGCCGACGCCGACGGCCACGCCGACCGGTACCCCCAGCGGAAAGCCGTCGACCAGCGCCACCCCGAAGCCGAGCTCGACGATCAAGCCACCGTCGACTCCGGCGACGACGCCGAAGGGCCGGGCCTGGAGCAGCGTGCTGTCCAATGCCACGCCGACCCCGACTCCCAACCCCAGCGCGACGCCGACGGCCACGCCGAAGCCCAGCACGCCGGCCACGCCCGCCGCGGAGCTGCCGAAGGTCACCGGTGACCCGCTGAAGTGGACGCCGGACGCGACCACCCAGGCAGCGTTCGCGGCGGCCCAGTGCGCGACGCTGAACAAGGACGACCCGAACCGGGACCTGCCGGACAAGCCGCTGATCTCCTGCGACAAGGCCGGTACGTCGAAGTACCTGCTCGGCCCGGCGATCCTCAAGGGCACCGATCTGTCGGACGCCTCGGCGGGCATCCCGCAGGGTGGGTTCGCCTGGCAGGTCAACCTGAAGTTCACCGGTGACGGCGGCAAGAAGTTCCTCGACGCCACCACCAACATCTCCCAGCGCGGCCAGGGCCAGAACCTGTTCGCGATCGTGCTGGACGGCGTCTCGATCTCGACCCCGAGCGTGTCCGGCCCGATCCCGGGTGGTCAGGCGCAGATCACCGGCTCGTTCACCGAGTCCGAGGCGCGCGACCTGGCGAACGTCTTGAAGTACGGCGCGCTGCCGGTCACCTTCGACCTGTCCTCGGTCGAGACGATCTCCCCGCAGCTCGGTGGCGACCAGCTGTCGGCCGGCATCACGGCCGGCATCATCGGCCTGATCCTGGTGCTGATCTTCTCGTTCCTGTACTACCGCGGTCTGGGTCTGGTAGTGGTGCTGTCGCTGGCCATCTCGGCCGCGCTCACCTACGCCTCGGTCGTACTGCTCGGCAAGGCGATCGGCTTCACGCTGACGCTGGCCGGTATCGCCGGTCTGATCGTCGCCATCGGTATCACCGCGGACTCGTTCGTCATCTACTTCGAACGGCTCCGTGACGAGGTCCGCGAAGGCCGCAGCCTGCGCTCCTCGGTGGAGACCGGCTGGGCCCGCGCCAAGCACACCATCATCGCGGCCGACTCGATCTCGCTGCTCGCCGCCGCGGTGCTGTACATCCTCGCGGTCGGCGGCGTGAAGGGCTTCGCGTTCACGCTCGGCCTGACCACCCTGATCGACCTGCTGATCGTGTTCATCTTCACCAAGCCGCTGGTGACCCTGCTGGCCCGGACCGACTTCTTCGGCCACGGTCACAAGCTGTCCGGGCTCGACCCGGAGCATCTCGGCGTCGAGCGGTTGCCCGGCCAGATGAAACCGACAGCCCGTCCGGCCAAGCCGTCGACGCGTAAGCCCGTGGGAGGCGAGGTCTGA